One window of the Vigna radiata var. radiata cultivar VC1973A chromosome 1, Vradiata_ver6, whole genome shotgun sequence genome contains the following:
- the LOC106760139 gene encoding uncharacterized protein LOC106760139 — protein sequence MYGVAAALSSLKPDSTVPSNSKLVEEWTYANKVCRHTLLSAFFNNLFDVFCSYKEAKDIWDSLILTYTAKDVVRQRFIIRNYYRWEMIEDKDIKTQINEYHKLLEDIKAENIILSNEFVSELLIEKLPPSWTDYKQQLKHRHKQMSLPELITNIIIEDTNRKESATARAKALTTKENMVEVRPAPKRYEHKPDHKRKNHFLKSRPNESKPTFKKKGNCFVCGKAGHHAPQCRRRERNDNPPRANIAEGDDIIVAVVSQANLMTNVSRWVVDSGATRHICANKRAFTSYTSVGDGEDHVYLGDSNTTPVLGKGKVLPKLTYGKTLVLSDVLHVPSIRVNFISVALLGNSSAYIVNSYDIWHARLGYVNSS from the exons ATGTATGGAGTTGCTGCTGCTCTTTCATCTCTGAAGCCTGACTCGACTGTTCCTTCAAACTCAAAACTAGTTGAAGAGTGGACTTACGCGAACAAGGTATGCCGACACACTCTGCTTAGtgcattttttaataatttgttcgATGTGTTCTGTTCCTACAAGGAAGCAAAGGACATTTGGGACTCGTTGATTCTCACATACACTGCCAAAGATGTCGTCAGACAAAGGTTCATCATAAGGAACTACTACCGTTGGGAAATGATTGAGGACAAGGACATAAAAACCCAAATCAATGAATACCACAAGCTACTCGAAGACATCAAAGCAGAGAACATTATACTTTCGAATGAATTTGTTTCAGAACTTCTGATCGAGAAACTGCCACCATCCTGGACAGATTACAAACAACAGTTGAAACACAGGCACAAACAAATGTCTCTGCCAGAACTCATTACAAACATAATAATTGAAGATACCAACAGGAAGGAGTCTGCTACTGCAAGGGCCAAAGCTTTGACTACAAAGGAAAATATGGTAGAAGTAAGACCTGCTCCCAAAAGGTACGAACACAAACCTGATcacaaaaggaaaaatcattttcttaaatccCGTCCCAATGAATCTAAACCTACCTtcaagaagaaaggaaattgcttcGTATGTGGGAAGGCGGGCCATCATGCACCACAGTGCAGACGCAGAGAGAGAAACGACAATCCTCCTAGGGCCAATATAGCCGAAGGAGATGACATTATTGTTGCGGTCGTTTCTCAAGCAAAtctgatgaccaatgtgagTAGGTGGGTGGTAGACTCTGGTGCTACCAGGCATATTTGTGCAAACAAAAGGgcctttacctcttacactagtgtaggggATGGAGAAGACCATGTCTACCTCGGTGATTCCAACACCACTCCTGTTctaggaaaaggaaaagttctTCCCAAACTCACATATGGAAAGACTCTGGTcttgagtgatgtgctacatgtgccatcaatcagAGTTAATTTCATCTCTGTAGCGTTGTTGGGAAA TTCTTCTGCTTATATTGTTAACTCGTATGATatatggcatgctagattaggtTATGTGAATTCCtc GTAG
- the LOC106766503 gene encoding factor Xa inhibitor BuXI-like — MKFTTFLSLFLLCAFTSKLPSASAVVVDTEGKRLRNGGIYGLRPVIITGNGGGVEYAATGNETCPLSVVQNPNPFSLGFPVQISTPPRLYYIDEGANLILEFIAPPRCAPTPSLWTAVKAEEEELPVKLRGYDNIVKGWFKIQSVPVDIGGYNILFCPLDSTSCGYVGIQFDDARNRHLVVTQKADTALWVRFERLSPASSATDLHEPSLLLKSHVSTQ, encoded by the coding sequence ATGAAGTTTACGACCTTCCTCTCTCTGTTTCTACTTTGTGCCTTCACCTCGAAGCTTCCTTCAGCCAGCGCTGTTGTGGTGGACACTGAAGGTAAACGTCTTCGAAATGGTGGCATATACGGTCTGAGGCCAGTTATAATAACTGGCAACGGAGGTGGAGTAGAATATGCAGCAACCGGAAACGAAACTTGTCCTTTGTCCGTTGTCCAAAATCCCAATCCTTTCTCTCTCGGCTTCCCGGTACAAATTTCAACCCCACCTAGACTCTATTATATAGACGAAGGCGCTAATTTGATCTTAGAGTTCATTGCTCCGCCTCGGTGTGCTCCCACTCCGTCTCTGTGGACTGCTGTGAAGGCTGAGGAAGAGGAACTCCCTGTTAAACTTAGAGGATACGACAACATAGTAAAAGGTTGGTTTAAGATTCAGAGTGTTCCTGTTGACATTGGGGGCTACAACATCTTGTTCTGTCCTCTCGATAGTACTTCATGTGGCTATGTTGGGATTCAGTTTGATGATGCTAGAAACAGGCATTTGGTGGTCACCCAGAAAGCGGACACAGCCTTATGGGTTCGGTTTGAAAGACTTTCGCCGGCATCATCTGCAACTGATCTCCATGAACCATCTCTGCTCCTAAAAAGTCATGTATCTACTCAGTGA
- the LOC106766541 gene encoding kunitz-type trypsin inhibitor KTI1-like: MKFTTFLSLFLLCAFTSNLPSASGAVVVDTDGYPIENGDPYFITPVIITGNGGGVEFAATGNETCALSVVQNPNPLSKGFPIHISSPLKIRFISEGTILTLGFLFVPPCAPTPSLWTPVKFEEEELPVKLTGYDNTVSGWFEIQSVPVDIGGYNILFCPLDGSSCGYVGIQFDAARNRHLVVTQKADTALWVRFQRLSSASSAISPHEPSLLLKSHV, from the coding sequence ATGAAGTTTACGACCTTCCTATCTCTGTTTCTACTTTGTGCCTTCACCTCGAACCTTCCTTCCGCCAGCGGCGCTGTTGTGGTGGACACTGACGGTTATCCCATTGAAAATGGTGACCCATATTTTATAACGCCAGTTATAATAACTGGCAACGGGGGTGGGGTAGAATTTGCGGCAACCGGAAACGAAACTTGTGCTTTGTCCGTTGTCCAAAATCCCAATCCTCTCTCTAAGGGCTTTCCTATACATATTTCATCTCCATTAAAAATCCGTTTTATAAGTGAAGGCACTATTTTGACCTTGGGATTCCTTTTTGTGCCTCCGTGTGCTCCCACTCCGTCTCTGTGGACTCCAGTGAAGTTTGAGGAAGAGGAACTTCCTGTTAAACTTACAGGATACGACAACACAGTAAGCGGTTGGTTTGAGATTCAGAGTGTTCCTGTTGACATTGGGGGCTACAACATCTTGTTCTGTCCTCTCGATGGTAGTTCATGTGGCTATGTTGGGATTCAGTTTGATGCTGCTAGAAACAGGCATTTGGTGGTCACCCAAAAAGCGGACACAGCCTTATGGGTTCGGTTTCAGAGACTTTCGTCGGCATCATCTGCAATTTCTCCGCATGAACCATCACTGCTCCTAAAAAGTCATGTGTAG